Genomic window (Helianthus annuus cultivar XRQ/B chromosome 3, HanXRQr2.0-SUNRISE, whole genome shotgun sequence):
ATCTTAATTATTATGAGTCGCAATATTTAATAGATAACTAATAAAACAAAAGTGGTTAAACATGGAAAACTAACTttaactaataaaaaaataaataagagtGGTTGCCATCTTTCATAACCAACTTAAAAGGAAAGAAACTAAATacacttaaaataaaataataaatcatcATCACCATTTTGCTCTCTATTTTTTATGCTTATCGCCACTAATAAACTCTCCAAATTAGAAGATTGATTTAAACAAGAAAACACAATTAGAGAGCGCTCAGGAAGTGTCATGTGTCCCCAAGAAGTTTATTTtattatagataataataataataatacaataatctatactatataataaaagaaacctataAGAAGACACGTGTTGAATTACTATGCATTCTCACAATTGTTTTTCTACCCCTTTTTTTCTCTAATTTAGTTGCTATCCTTTaggtttaaatataatttatatatttcctaactaataagtgataaacaataattatagataagttttatttttattttacctATTCTTTAGgtctaattattatttatatattttctaactgATAAGTGATAAGCCATAATTATAGatattgtttatatattttctaactaaatacattttattattattattaccttCGTGGTAAATGTATTATTAGTAATATGTAGTTCTAAAATCAGGATGTTACACAAATGAAATTACATAAAAGATAACTGGCTTATAACCTAACGCTATCATGAAGTGTGATacttttattattgttgttaGTATTATTATCATTTTGCATCATATgttaactatatttattttttcaacccgtataatacacggggttgtaaccTAGTATATACAATATATATAGATAGATTCAAAACTCGTGTATTATACCAATTGAATAAatatagttaaaataatatatgaaTGAATTATTTCCAATTAATAATCACGATTGTTTTCGTTAGTTAAAACAATATATGAATTAAAATTGTTTTGATTAACCAATTAAAAATCATATATGAATTAAAATTGTTTTGATTAACCAATTAAAAATCATGATTGATTTTGTTAGTGAATCAGTTATCTTTTATTAGTTTTTTCTTATATAATCCATGTACCTATTctaatttaaagttttaaaattgGTTATCTCTAAaatttgtgtaatttttttttttattttattaacaatATCTATTTGTTTAGGCGAGAAAACATAATTGAGATCACCCCATAGAGCGACATGTGGCACCAaatggtttactttattatatgtatagattattTATAATGATAAGTGAAATGTGGATCCGAGATTTGGTAAACCGAATCATTAGAGATGTGGTCATGATCCACCCACCTAAGACGGTCGTTGAGTGTTGACTTTCCAAAATATTTCTATAGGCCGGCCGGCATTTTTGCCCCTTTTAATTTGTCCTTTGTTTCTCTTCATTCGTATCGTCATCATCACCACATTATTATCcagattatttttattttatactGTGGATATGAATTAGTCCCACATCACCTTCGTGTTATCTCTTTCAATCCTCCACGTTTCCTTCTTCTCATTCCCTACAACAACATTCAATCGTAAGTTTTTTCCAAAACAACATACCATTAGGGTTTATCTTCTTCCATCTGTTCATTCAACGgtttgttttttatgttttattatcgATATATGTTCTTCGTGTGTggttttattatattattatgatTATGATCCGTAATAAATTGAAACAAATTGAATAATGATTACCCAAAAACATGCAGATGATCAATATTCGtgtgtattttaattttaattttaattttaatcatGATTATTTTCTTATTGTTTGTTTCATTATATTTTAAGGGTTTGTGATGATGTTATGGGGAGTTATTCTTTCTATTTGGGGTTTAGGGGAttaaattttgaaatatttatataaatattaatcaAGGGTTAACGAATTATAGGTGTATGATTTTCGTTGTTTTCGCGATTAGGATAGCATAATATTCTGTTGTTTAAGGTTTTATTTATGTctaattttagaaaaaaaaaattatggcaGATAAGGGATTTTTAGAGACAGTTATATGGATGGATCTTGTAGTAAACGAGGTGTTAGTGGGATTTCTGCTCCGAAAAAGAAACCGATCGCTGCTGTAAAAGATACTGCTGGCGCTCGAGATGGAACGGGTCAATTATGCAATCGAATCGGTTGCAGTGGCAGAGTTAATCATAATAATAACAAAGGTACTAAAAATAAAGCCTTAGAAAAACCAAAACCCTTGAAGCCTACTGTTCGTTCGTCGTCTAGCAAGGAAATAGTAACCGGCAGTTCATCCAAAAAATGCTTAAAACCTGTCGACAATTCGGACAAAAGGGTGTGTTCTAAGATCGAATCAAGCAGTGGTTCGAATGAGTCTGGAATTCGAGAACTTAATGTGTCTGGAACTCAAACCCGTAAGTTGAAATCTAAAAGTGTTGAAGTTAGGAAGGAGGACAATAGTTTAAGAGTTCAAAACGGCGAGTTAAACAACGGCAGGAAGAAAAGACTGACTCAAGGAGAAAGTAGTTCATCTGGTAGTAAAGGTAAAAAGATCATTGGGGTGTCGACGAATGAAGGGCGTGTTTCTGATTCGAAAAACTCAAGAAATACGATTTCTTCTAGAACAAATGGTGTTTCATCGGTTAGGACACGAAAAGCAGTGAATTTGGAGAATTCCAAAGGGTCTAACAGTCAGCAGTCTGCTAATGATATTGCCAACATGCCGCAAACTCAAGAATTAAGTCTTAATGGTGATCAGAGTACGAGTGATACTTCTACAGATCGTTCAGTTGTTGGCTTTGGGAATGATAATGGAACGCGACATTATAGCATAGATGGAATTACAGATGTAACTTCTCTGAGTTTGTTGTTTTAAATTCTCAAGGGATCAAAGGATTTGATTTCTTttacttaattttttttattttgatgtcATATGTTATGTAGTAATGTTGCGTTTTGTAACGTGGTCCTTTGCAGGTACTACTGGCACTTAATAGGTTCGGGCAAGATGAAGAGTTAACATACGAGGTAATTAATCTACTGTCTTTATAAATTGTAGGTGACAATTCCGACCCGTTTATGGGTAAATGGACTCGAAGTCGCCCAAAGTATTTTCTGAATGTCCAAACCTTGTAAATCATTTTTAAAATAAATTAGTgtgataatattttttttttctgtaatTATATACACCAAATACTACATCAACCATATGTGAAATTAAACATAAGAAAGATAAAATAGTGTGTGTGTTGGCCAGGCCGACCCGTTACCTAACTTGCCTGTTCAGCTACCGTTAAGTAAAGTCGTAAAAATGAGGTCAAACTTGTACATGGTTCTAACGTTACTTTTATATCTACAGCAATTACTCTCACTCGAGGCAAGCTTATTCTTTGGCGGGCTTAATTTCTTTGATCAACATAGGGACATGAGACTGGATATTGATAACATGTCATACGAGGTTTATATTCGTGCCTTTGACTCTATTATTCATATTTTATTGTTCTATCGGTTTTATGCAAATCGTCACCTTCTACAAATTAAAAGTTGTGAGTTAATGCTTAATTGtactctgttttttttttttttttttttgctcacAGGAACTACTCGTGCTTGAAGAGAAAATGGGTACCGTGAGCACAGCGTTATCTGAAGAGGAATTGTCAAAATGCATCAAAACAGGCATATATGAATGTTCACTATCAGAGGACGGAAAAATGAGGCGTAGTGCTTGCACAGACGACAACAAATGCAGTATTTGTCAGGTGATTATCATATTTTTACATTTGCATAAACTTCATACAATGTTATACCCTTTCAAAAATCTTCCTACTTATCGCCCTGATGCCACATGGCAATCATCTATACCTTTACGAAAGGGCCCCACTATTACATCCTCATTTGAATGCTTAACATGTGGCATTTGGAGGGTAGATAGGAAGTTATAAACATTAAGCTATGGGACACATCTTATGTGAGATCATATGGTCTATGAATCCCTTTAATGTTATTGCTCGTAtcaaaaatcatttttactgGAAATGGATAAGTTTTTTAGAGGGTAAATTATTattgtattgtttttttttttaattttttgcaGGAGGAATTTGTGAGGGGAGATGAAGTGGGAAGGCTGGGATGCGGACATGGGTACCATACTCCGTGCATAAACCAGTGGTTGGGCCTCAAGAACTGGTGTCCCATTTGCAAGGCTTCACCAAAACCTTTATCCACAGATGCTTGATATTGGTACAAATCACATTTGATTTCCTTTTCTTTTATAGTCACATGTACATGAATACATAGGGATGTTGGTTTTTTGGCTTTTAGAACTTTATTATATGGTCTCAAATCTGAATggttcagattcagattgtttgTCAAAACATTAGACTATTGATTCAATTCATATTACACTTTCATTCTTAACTAGTTTTGGTTCCATTTTGTTGTTCCCTTCATATGGAATAATGagtttctttttattattttattgtcATATAAATTATCAATACAAGTCGTCGTAGAACATATGTCTACATATTAGTACTGCAATGTAAACATTTCTTTAGTGATATGAATAATGAGTACATCACCATGTAGAATATATGTTAGTACTGCAATGTAAACATGCTCtcgtatgtttgatgtttttttcTACTTCAAAATTATATAGAGTAGAGACAATTCGGTTATGATAGAACATACTTGAAGAAAGTGGTAATTTATATAGTGCAAGTCTACAATGAACACAAACACAAGTACAAGAATTAGAGGACCTTAAAACCAAAAAGACACCCAATTCGCCCACTCCAAATCTTTGATGTTGGACCTGCTCTTTAACCTTTTCTAGAATCCCAGGATGGAAATTTTAGCTCCTGAGAACGTCACTTTGTTTCGAGTTTTCCATATAGTAAAATGATGGATTGTACCAGTTTTTTCCTGATTCAGCTGTCTTGTATGTGGTTGCGAAGATTCAATAAGTATCTAGTTATAAATAGCTCAAAATCTATAGAGCACGCTGTCCTCTATGAGATTTCGGATGGGTTAAGAGGTCTCCATTGGATCATTGATTCACGACCTAACATATACTAGTCATCACCCCTTAATGAAGGTATAGTCGCAAGAAAGTAAGCTTATTCCTAAGACACTCCATGTATCGATGGGTTATTTCCAACCGCAAAATAAAGATGATACTTGGCGCTGGCTGGGTAAAAAGGGGGAACGATTTATGATCTCCTCGATGAAAGAGATCTTGTTTGTCGCCTCCAACCAGATCCCTTCGTGTGTGTTAGACCGGAGAAAACGGATTCCCAAAAAGTGACGATATTCGCTTGGAAAGGCCACAATCAAAATAGGATCTCTATGATGAAGGAGCTCGAAAACGAGTCTTCTGATTGCACGCTTTGCTCGGATGGGGAGGAGACATGCGAACACCTGCTGTCCGGTTGCGCCTTTGCCTCACACATTTGGTTGGCAATGTCCAATAGGTGCAAGATCTCCCCAGTTTTTGAGTTTTCGACATTGGATCTTTTCTGAGTGCATAAGAACCATAACCttaacaaaactaaaagtgataTTCTGTATGGTATCATTCTTTCGGCTTGTTGGATTATCTGGAAGGCAAATAACGAGCGGGTCTTCTCTTTGGGTGTTTTGAACGTTGCTAAAGTGGTGGAAGATATCAAATTGTGTAGCTTTCTTTGGATTAAAAATAGACCGTTTTATAAGAATTTAACTGGTCGGATTGGGCCAAATGCCCGTTGTAATGTTATTTTGTATTGTTGGTTTCTAGCGCCTTGCTACTTGCTAGTTCTACTGAAAGTAACAGTTCAACAAAAAAGAGTTATACTAAAAGGGTGTTGCTATTTAACTATTACCCTATCATTAACTTACATGCTTTTTTTTCTAGTGAATgtaaatttatttaattttattattttatagtGTTATGGTTTTTATATTTGAATAAAAATATATCTTAATTTATATTGGTGTGTTCAACaaaacccaaaaatatatttGAGCATAAATTGTATGATTATGATTTACGAGTAAATTGGATACAGAAATGTACAGATACGatcaactaaaaataaaaaatatgcatTGTTTTCTTGGTtaaaaaataatcataaaattttgttttttttttattaattaaaaataaccAGTTAAATTTAAATTAGTGTGTATTCACCCATGTTGCAAGGCAGGATTCGGTCGATATTGGAAATGAAAAGGAGTGAGATATTATGTTCGAAACTTATAGGTTCTTTTTTTCtcgagtaaactgccattttggtccttgtggtttggtcaattttggcactttagttcaaaactcaaactttttgcatctgggtccctgtggtttcagttttattgtcatttttgtccaaaaatgaaatcatgtcatatttgtcttataaaatcctattattttgtcattttccgtaggggcaaaatgatcatttcttttttataaataaataccatattttataagaaaaatatgacctgatttgcccctgaggaaaatgacaaaattgcaggattttataagacaagtatgacctgatttcatttttggaccaaaatggcaataaaactgaaaccacagggacccggatgcaaaaggtttaagttttggactaaagtggtaaaagtaaccaaacctcagggaccaaaatggcagtttactctttttttctcttttaaatttatataaatgTTGTAAATCTTAAATGATCTATCTAAAAAGCTTTATTAAAGGAAGATAAATATACACAGAAACATGAATACGCGTGGATGAACTAACATATTTCTGAATATTCACAAACACAATTGATTGAACTTacaatttgttcatgtttgtgCAAATACTCAGTTGAACGGGATTTATTGTTCATGCATGTTCATTTAttaaagagtgaatttcaagttgtgtcctttatctttaggccactttgcaagttttctcctttatgtttaaatttgacgagttttgtcctttatgtttaaaaatcaagcacgttttgtcctttatgcttgacttttaaggacaaaacgtgcttgattttttaaacataaaggacaaaacgtgtttgatttttaaacataaagggtaaaacgtgcttgatttttaaacataaaggacaaaactcgtcaaatttaaacataaaggacaaaacttgcaaagtggcctaaagataaaggacaaaacttgaaattcactctttattaaacaaacgaacgtAAATGAACCTTTCGCCGAGCAACTCTTGAAGGTACGTTGAATGTTTAGCTCGTATGTAGCCCTACATATGAAGACATGACTCTATGACTCTATGACATGACTCTATGTTTATCTATATGTATATGGATAAAATAAATTACATGAAGGCATAGAAGgaaaaaaacaccaaaaattaAATTGCCTTTTGGTGTACTTAAATACTAATAGAAATGACTCTATGACTAATCCAATAAATTACATGCATCAACACCACATGATTTTTAAATGTATATATGGATGTAATAAATTACATGAAGGCGTATAAGAAAATAAACCTGAATGAAGTTGCCTTTTAGTTTACTTAAATCTAActtggaaaaaaaaaaattagaattaGTGTTGATAAATTAAAAGAGAAATCTATTTGTGATTTAGAACTaactatttttatataaatatgttTTAAGCCATCATCATTTGAGTATTTAATTTTAAACTTCAGGTTAAACCTCATTAAATTAAACCACATTTTAATTGGTCTATTATAGTTGCTTTTTGGTCAAAACTAGTTAATGTTGACGGGTACTACATTGATGGGAGTCATGGGACAATTAGACCATGGGGTGTGTTTTCCCTTCCCCATGTCCACATCACCGCCACATTACACTCCCCTTCCACCTTATTATCCTCTTCCAAAATGGGGTGTGGTTCCCCTTCTTCCCCATTCCTCCTTccattatttaatattttttacttaatatgttttatttttaaacacattttttatttatctaaaatgtattttatttataataaatccaaatatttttaacaaaaattCAACTTTGCATAAAAATTCTTGAATATTACAACTAAAAAAACCACAAATTACAcactaaaaacataaaataaacctACGAACACCACTCGTCATCAAAGTGATCGACACGGAAGTTATGTGAGAGGAAAAAAATTCTCGGCATTTTCCTCGTCCGATGAAGAACTCATGgcgattttttttaaaagattaagATTAATGCgagagaaaaaaatataaaagataGAGAGTGtggtgatttttttttaaatatacttGAATGGAAGAGAAGTAAATGTAAAAAATGAAGAGTGTTGTGAATTTTGGGGGTTAAACTGAGGGTTATATAGtgtttaaaataaaaatagatttttAATAGAAATTAGCTGTTAAACAACGGTCTAATTTTTTAAATGTACGTCGGGATGAACGGGGTGATTTCCCCGATTGAACCGAAATCCCGTCGCCTTCTCGATCCTTCTTCCCGTTCCACATCTCTTGGTCTTATAAGTTATATTTAAACACCAACCATGTGAGTGCATGAGAAGCATTTCACCATCTCCCTCTACAAATATGGCATTGGCCAAGCTAAATAACGATCTCAATCAAGTGTAATATGTAGATACACTAGAGTACAAACACGACCATCTTCAACCTCTTCACCAACTTAGACGACCATACCACTTTCACTTTCTGGCTTCTTTCAATACATACTATGTGCTCGACTCTATGGCCACTCTACACATTATCACACATGAGTACTTTCTTCCAGTGGCAGATCCAGGATTTTATACTAATAAGTTTCTTTTGGTAAATTCTATTTAATTCtcattatttttttctaaattataTAAGGTTCTCACtgaaattttttcattttttccaaATACACTGGTTCCTGAAAACCCACAAATGTAAGCTGGATCCGCCTCCGGCTTCTTCTAATCAACAACACCATTATGCTTGTATTATCTTCATTGCACCCTTTTTCAACACCATCCTTTTTTTGCCTTTCAAAAAGAAATATATGAAGGTTGACCGGTCCGATTTTGGTTAGATAACCGGTTGAACCGGCCTAGTTGGGCCGGGTTTGTTGCCTGCAAGTACTAAATCCTACCACTTCACTTTAACACCCACAAATGGCTTCTGTTCCCTCCTTATCCCTAACCTTCATCCCTCCATATGCTCAAGCTCGCACCAACAAACCCAGAAAACAACTCACACCCAGAAACCCTAACACAAAAAAGATCAAACCCATTACCACCCCACCTCTATCCTCCATTTCCGGTGGTCAAGCAACCACCTTTACTCGCTTACCCCCTAAAGATGACTTCTTTATCCCCTCTGATCAGTCTTCAGAAATCAAGCTTGCTGATTTGGCAGTACCAACCCATAAAGATAAGAAAGTTTCTGTTAATAAGATAGAGGATGCTGATTTAGAGTTGGATAGTGATGAGAGTGATTTGGAAAATGATGGGTTTGATTATGGGAAATTTGAGTTGTTTGAGGTGAATTCAGATGatgagtttgatgatgatgaagagtaTATTGTAgatgaattagggtttgaaaatgaaaatgaacaaaAGGGTGATGAAGAAGAATTAGAATTAGGATTGGGATTTGAGTTGGAAGATGTGAGGGAGAAGGAGAAAGGGGTGCCTGCAGTGATGAGATGTTTCGATAGGGCGAAAATCTACGTTCGATCAGGGGACGGTGGGAACGGTGTGGTGGCGTTTCGGCGTGAGAAGTTTGTGCCGTTGGGTGGACCGTCGGGCGGTGACGGCGGGAGAGGGGGGAATGTGTATTTGGAAGTTGATAGTTCTATGAATTCTTTGTTGCCTTTTAGGAATAGTATTCATTTTCGGGCTGGGAGGGGGGATCATGGGCAGGGGAGTAAGATGAACGGGGCGAAAGGGGAGGATGTTGTTGTGAAAGTGCCGCCCGGGACGGTGGTTAGGGCGGCTGGAAAAGATGGGGTTCCTGGTGATGTGTTGTTGGAGTTGTTACATGTAGGTGATAGGGCTTTGTTGTTGCCTGGTGGTAGAGGTGGAAGGGGTAACGCTTCGTTTAAATCGGGAACGAATAAGGTGCCGAGAATTGCGGAGAATGGTGAAGAAGGTCCTGAAATGTGAGTTCATTTTGTTGCATTTTCAGCGTTTCCGTTCTTATATACATTGTTgatagggctgcaaatgaaccgaaTGAACACGCACAAGCCTTGTTCcgttgttcgtgtttgtttgtttgttaaggaaatatatgcgttcacgaactgttcatgaacacttaacgaacgggattttatgttcgtgttcgtttgttaatgaAATgaacgtttgtgtttgtttgttaatattAGGTAACGAACACacactaatgttcatgaacaaaatatagAATACATTGATacttaaaaaatattatatttgtcaagattgaagtatttaaataaaatatagaaATTTAAAAGCACTAATAAACTATCGAACACGTTActgaatgttcacgaacataaatgaacgaatgtggcctctgttcatgttcattcatttaaagTAAACAAACGggatttcttgttcgtgttcgttcatttattaaacgaacgaatacaaacgaacttcccgcctaacggttcacaaactgttcgccAAACGTTCGGTTTGTTTGCAGACTTAATTGTCAATTACGGGGTGTT
Coding sequences:
- the LOC110929935 gene encoding E3 ubiquitin-protein ligase Praja-1, whose amino-acid sequence is MDGSCSKRGVSGISAPKKKPIAAVKDTAGARDGTGQLCNRIGCSGRVNHNNNKGTKNKALEKPKPLKPTVRSSSSKEIVTGSSSKKCLKPVDNSDKRVCSKIESSSGSNESGIRELNVSGTQTRKLKSKSVEVRKEDNSLRVQNGELNNGRKKRLTQGESSSSGSKGKKIIGVSTNEGRVSDSKNSRNTISSRTNGVSSVRTRKAVNLENSKGSNSQQSANDIANMPQTQELSLNGDQSTSDTSTDRSVVGFGNDNGTRHYSIDGITDVLLALNRFGQDEELTYEQLLSLEASLFFGGLNFFDQHRDMRLDIDNMSYEELLVLEEKMGTVSTALSEEELSKCIKTGIYECSLSEDGKMRRSACTDDNKCSICQEEFVRGDEVGRLGCGHGYHTPCINQWLGLKNWCPICKASPKPLSTDA
- the LOC110929934 gene encoding GTP-binding protein OBGC, chloroplastic — its product is MASVPSLSLTFIPPYAQARTNKPRKQLTPRNPNTKKIKPITTPPLSSISGGQATTFTRLPPKDDFFIPSDQSSEIKLADLAVPTHKDKKVSVNKIEDADLELDSDESDLENDGFDYGKFELFEVNSDDEFDDDEEYIVDELGFENENEQKGDEEELELGLGFELEDVREKEKGVPAVMRCFDRAKIYVRSGDGGNGVVAFRREKFVPLGGPSGGDGGRGGNVYLEVDSSMNSLLPFRNSIHFRAGRGDHGQGSKMNGAKGEDVVVKVPPGTVVRAAGKDGVPGDVLLELLHVGDRALLLPGGRGGRGNASFKSGTNKVPRIAENGEEGPEMWLELELKLVADIGIVGAPNAGKSTFLSVISAAQPNIANYPFTTLLPNLGVVSFDYDATIVVADLPGLLEGAHRGFGLGHEFLRHTERCSALVHIVDGSSQQPEYEYDAVRLELEMFSPEIAEKPYIVAYNKMDLPDAYERWESFRKHLQSRGIVPFCISAINRQGTRELITAAYELIRQQVEDKKEDGWRDPVHFSHVAEMVKKQRTAPINEFEISYDSSSNTWHIEGAGLQRFVQMTNWRYMDSDRRFQHVLEACGVNKSLIKRGVKEGDTVIIGEMEMVWHNSPNSSGPNRKISTDSVKWADWKQ